GACGAAATCTCCATTCACAAAAATACCACCATACGAGTATGCAGAGTTGCGAAAAGGAGTCTTTTGCCATTCTTGCGGGACGGTTATGGAGGAGTATCGCGGTCGAGAAATAACGTGCGAATCCTGTTCGGTGAAAGAGAATACAAAAAAAGCACTGTTAAGAAGTGTTAAGGAATTTAACATTTTATATCCTCTAGAAAAGCTGTCTACTAATTTGATCTACGAATGGTGTGGAGGGGTATTTCCAAAGAAGACAATCAGGCAGGTAATGAAAGAAAATTACATTATTTCAGGTTATGGGCAATGGTCCATTTATGAATGAAGATGTTGGTCACCAATGTGGTTTATTGGTGACTTTTTTATTGAATCTCGATTTTTTGGGCACCAATGTGGCCTATTGGTGACCCCTTTTTCTCGAATCCCGATTTTTTGGGAACCAATGCGGCCTATTGGTGACCTCTTTTTCCCGTATCTCGATTTTTTGGGCACCAATGAGGGCTATTGGTGACCTCTTTTTCCCGTATCCCGATTTTTTGGGCACCAATGAGGGTTATTGGTGACCTCTTTTTCCCGTATCCCGATTTTTTGGGCACCAATGCGGCCTATTGGTGACCCCCTTTTTCCCGTATCCCGATTTTTTGGGCACCAATGAGGGTTATTGGTGACCTCTTTTTCCGGTATCTCGATTTTTTGGGTACCAATGCGGCCTATTGGTGACCCCTTTTTCTCGAATCTCGATTTTCAGGGCACCAATGCCCGTTATTGGTAACCTCTCTTTCTCGAATCTCGATTTTTAGGGCACCAATGCGGGTTATTGGTAACCTCTCTTTTTAGAATCTCGATTTTTTAGGGCACCAATGAGATTCTTCAAGTGCCTAAAAGTAAAACAGCGGGCCAAAGCCCGCTGTCCTACTATTCACTTCCCTGCAATCAAATCTACTGTTTTCTCGACAACGGAGGATATTCCGTCTGCCAGCTTTTTTCCTAGTGATGAGAAGAGATTGAATGCTTTCATTTCTTCAAGTTTTTTCCGTTTTTGTTCGAGGTCATGGCTGGATATTTCGTTTCCTAAGATGGCGGTTTCGAAGCTTCCGTTTTCCTTTTCGTTAACGCTGAATGCGCTTTTGAATTCAGGGTCTTCGTAGCCTTTCATTTTATGGATGCCTTCGTTTGCCTGTTGCATACCGAACAAGACGGATAAGAACATTAAAGAAGCAAGCATAAAGCTTTTGAGCATAAACATTTTCATCTCGATCACCTTACCGATTTTTTATTGTTTGTCAGCTGATTCCTGCGATTGTGCATCTACTTTTTCCGCCTGCCAGTAGAATTCACTGAACACATCCGCAAGTGCATCCGCAGATCTGTTCAACTCTTCGAAGGTGTTGTCAACGCCGCCAAACTCTATTAAGAGCGCATTTCCGGACAGGTCCTGATTGAACTTCCCATTTGTGGAGGCTCCCTTTTTCTCGATGATTCCTCTGCTTAAGCCCTTGCCGTATTTTTTATCAAGGAGATTATGCAGTTCGCGTGCGAGCGCAAGATTCTTTTCATAATTGGCATTTTCCCCGCCGATGACGAATGCCAGTTTTGCGTATGGTTTGCCATTGATTTGAATCGTCGTTTTATCTTTGCGGTATCCGTCCCGATGGATATCGATAAAGTATTGAAGGTTCCGGTCTCCAGCCATCGCAGCTTGCACAACTGGCCGTGATTCCTGATAGGCTTTTCCAAACCCAAGCCCTTTCTTGCTGAGATTTGCCATTACATCGGTTTTATCAACGGTTGTGCCGATTCCCCGCTGCTCCAGGCTTGACTTCAGCTGGTCGCCTATTTTCGTGACATTAACCTGTGAGTGATATGCCTTATTCGGATCTGTCACTCCTTTTAAATATGGCAGGTACGACTCTCTAGTATGGGTAAAGTAAATATAGACAGCTTTACGGTCTCCGGTGGATAAAGGCGGTGCTGCCGTATTTTCCTGGGACCCTGATGTGAGGTCTTCGGTATTTTGCAATGCTGCTTCCTGCTCTGCCTTCAACACATCCACAGGAGGAGCCGATTCCATCGGCATATTCGTATAATTCGTCCCCTCACCTGCTACTAATATTTTTCCATCAAAAAGGGAGAATCCCGGAAGCTCCCTTCCAAGCAAGCTGCGAGGGTCGTCCAAATTGATATTAGTAGAAAGCTTGAACATAACATTCGACAGCTTCGGTGTCTTATAGTCCTTTGGCAGTGCCTGCAGGAACTGATGGTTTTCCCAACCCATCAGACTGAACAGCAGCTGGCCATTCAGGTTATTCGCGGCCTGGTTAACAGAATCGGAAGTGATCCGATATTCAGGCCTTAGTGAAGTCATCGCTCCGCTTATTGAAAAAATTCCAATGAGAAAGAACACAAATGCTAAGGCTGCTTTTACAACTTGAGTCCCTTGGACTGCTACAATTATTCCAGATCGTTTATTAAGTCTCATTGTTCCACCTCTCTAGTGCAAGTCTAGTAAATGTTATGACTTTGCTAGAAAAGATAGAACTACGAATCCCTTCGTAACGAATTTGAAATAAAGCTGGTAAATTTGCCTAATGCGTGTACATGCCTGTATTGTCCTGGTCGACGTTCGAGTGGAGCGCTGAATTGAGACCGCTGGCAATCAGATTGGCCATATCATCTATGAACACGTCGACTTCTTTAGGAGTCACCATCAGGTTATGGCCTAAAGGGGATAGTACCTCATAAATCAGTTTTCGCTTCTCTTCGTCTTCGAGTGTTCCGATCATTCCAAGGAAGGTTTTGCGATGTTCTTCTTCCGGGAGGTCTTCTTCAGTAAGCTTCTTTCTTTTGCCAAAACTCATCCCGGCCGGCACAAGAGATCTCGAAGGTTTATCTCCTTCTCTCATTTCCTTGCCAAAATGTTTTAAAATGAAATCTATCGTATCACTTGTAATTGAAACCGCATCGACCACGGTAGGAACTCCAATCGCAATCACTGGAATGCCTAATGTTTCTTTGCTTATTTCCTTCCTTTTATTACCTACGCCTGATCCAGGATGGATTCCTGTGTCAGAAATCTGAATCGTAGAATTTACTCTTTCGATGGATCGGGAAGCAAGAGCATCGATTGCAATGACGAAATCAGGCTTCGTTTTCTCCACGACGCCAAAAATAATATCAGAAGTCTCTATCCCAGTCAGACCCATGACTCCCGGAGATAGGGCGCTAACAGAACGATAGCCTTCTTCGACGCTCTCAGGCTGGAGATCGAACAGATGCTTAGTAACCAGTAAGTTCTCACACACGAGCGGCCCTAAAGCATCGGGAGTCACATTCCAGTTCCCAAGACCAACAACAAGGCAGGATGCATCCTCCTTGATTCCGGCCTGTTTGATGAAATGGGCAAATTCGTTCGCGAAAACTTTTTCTACTTTCCCTTGCAGCTCTGTGTCCTGCTGGCGAATGCCGACCACTTCGATCGTCAAATATTGCCCCTGCTTTTTTCCAAGGTTCTTTTCACCCTCTGCAGTCACCTCTACCAGGGATATTTTTATATCATTTTCTTCTTTTTCTTTTATAATGACGCCTTCAATATGGGAGAGATTTTCCTGGGTGTGGACGGTTGCTCCCTGATCTGCCAGCACCATCTCCCTTGCTTCCACAGCCAGGTCAGTCCTGATTGAATACATGCTCAAGTCTACTGGTTCCTTCATTGTCGCATTCCTCCCAACGCAGTTTCGCTGTTAAACAGCATACTATTGCCTATCTTTTCCTTTTACATAAAAAAACATTCACGATACACTAGACTTAAATTAAAGCAGAGTATTGCATTATTAACCCCTGTTTGATAAAATATCATTTGTTCTTAATAAATAAGAAATGTACTGGAAATGTCGAGTTCCATAAAATCTCGATGCTTTTTAGGAGGTGAACGGAATGCCAAACATTAAATCTGCAATTAAACGAGTAAAAACAAGTGAAGAGAGCAGAGCTCACAACATCACTGTTAAATCTACTATGCGTACAGCAGTTAAAAAAGCTGAATCAGCTATCGTGAACAACGACACTGAGGCTAAAGCTTCTTACGCTCAAGCAGCAAGCAAGCTTGATAAAGCAGCAGCTAAAGGTCTTATCCACAAAAATGCAGCTGCCCGCAAAAAAGCCCGTCTTATGAAAAAATTGAATGCTAACGGCTAATTTTTTTCATACAGCAAATAAAAAAACGACCTGCCACGGTCGTTTTTTTATTTTGTCCCTATGTAATTGGTCATTTCCTGCCATTGATCTGAAATAAAATCATTTCAATCAGCATTTCTTTTTTCATGCCGCCGGTTTTCATCTGATAATCTGCGTCGGCAAGAAGCTTCATGATCCTGGTCAATTCCTCATCTGAAAATGCCCCAGCCTGCCCTGCTGCCAATTTCACCCTGAACGGATGGATTTTCAGAACCCCGGCAATCTGCTGCTGGCCATAACCCTTGCGTGCCAGCTCCTTCACCTGATAAATCAACCTGAATTGCCCTGTAATCACGGCAAGAATCTTAATCGGTTCCTCATTTTGTTTCAGCAGATCATAATAAATCCTTAAAGCAGACTCAACATTTCGGTGAACAACCTTGTCAACGAGTGAAAATATGTTCTGCTCCAATGATCTTGAAGTCAGGCGGTCGACTATCTCCCTGCTGATTGGCTGGTTCTCACCTGCATAAAGCGCCAATTTATCAATTTCAGAAGTCAGCATGAACAAGTTCGTCCCTGCGAGGGTCAATAGAAGCTCAATTGCATCGTTATCAATCTCAGCTCCGTTTGCTGCAGCGCGTTCCTTAACCCAGGCTTTTGTTTCCTGTTCACTCAGCTTCTTTGCTTCAATCACAGTAGCTTTCCGCTTCAATTCCTTTGTCACTTTTTTTCGCTCGTCCAATTTCTCATATGGAGCAGCAAAAACAACAATAGAATAGGGTGCTGGCTGGGAAAGATATTCTTCCAGTTTCGCCAGATTATGTTCAACCTTTCCTTTTGACTTTTCTGATGTCAAAAATACTGGATTCTGCAGGATGACCAAGCGCTTTTCTCCCATGAAAGGAAAAGTTTCTGCATCCTCCAGCGCCGCCTCTATTGGTGTTTCTTCTAAGTCGTAAACCGAGAAATTGAAATCTTTTTCTTCTTCGTCCAATACATTGTCCACGAGAAGCTGTTTTGTTTCGTTGATCAGGAAGGTTTCTGTTCCAAACATTAAATAGACAGGGTCCACCTGTTTTTTGCTGATTTTTTTCCAAATGTCCAATACCACTGTTTTCGCTCCGTTCAATCCAGTTTTGCCATATATCTATCGTAAAGAAGCTTGGACATTTTGACAAGCATTCTAAGGGAATTGACCCTCGATTCGGGCCAATTCCCCTATTTATATTGAACGCTGCGGTATAAGACCTAGGATACTTATATCGCAGCGGTGCATCGAAGTTAAGGTTATTTTAGCCTCAGGCGGGAAAAGTATTTGTGACAACTCTTGGTACATGGCACACAATATAGGAAGCCGCCAAATTTGTTCTGAAATTTCCAATAGCACTGCAAGCAGACAAACACTGGATTTTTTAATTTGAATCGCTTATACTATTATAGAATTAATAGGGGGGATTGACTGTGAATCAATTCGAAGAAAATGTCCAAAGCAATCGTAATGACGCTGTTGACTCAGGTGTTGGATTCATCGTTTCTTTTGGATTCTTTGCAACAATGTTCATTATTGCGACAGTCGTGCAGTTAATCGGGAGTTAATCACGGCTACATAGGATAAAGTCATGGAGACTGCATTTCATTTAAAATGCAGTCTCTTTTCATGTTTTTGTGATTATCAGGGGAGAGAACGGTTCGTTCTTCTATATACTATGGAAGTTGAGTCGTAAAGGTTCCTGAATCTCCTTTGAACTTATAAATGATTGCCCCATTTTCATCAGTCCTGAAGATCCGGGTGCCGTGTTCTTCCAGCCTTGTAATGACTTCCTTCCCTGGGTGACCATACCGATTTTTCTCCCCGACAGAAATGATTGCAGTATCAGGGGTTGTCTCCTCCAGAAATAGATCTGAACTGGAATATTTACTGCCATGATGGCCAACCTTTAAAACATCAATATCGATTTCCTTTATTTTCTCAGTTAATAACTTTTCTCCTTCAATCCCTAAATCCCCTGTAAAAAGCCATTCATTCCCGCCGATAGCTGCGAGCAGAACAATGGACTGGTCGTTTCGCTCCCCAATGCTTTCACTTGGGTTAAGAATGAGAAATTCACCTTGGCCAGTTTTCCATCCCGTCCCCATTCCGCCTAAATAAATTTCAGTTCCCTTCACGCTTGCTTTGTTAATGACATCTTGCTCTAACGCTGATCGTTCAGACACACGCGGGATGATCAGCTGCTTAACACGTATTTCCTCCAATAAAGCACTTGCTCCACCTATATGGTCTGCATCTCCGTGGGTCAAAATCAATTTGTCCACAGTCCTGATCCCTTCACTTTTCAAATATGGAACGAGAATTTTTTTGCCTGGATCATAAGGATTACCTCTCTGCTGCCAGGTTTCTTTTACAAAAGGAGTGACACCACCTGTATCTATAAGATAATTCCCCTGATTATACGGCATCTGAATGAAGATGCTGTCACCCTGACCGACATCGAGAAATACAACCTGCCCATATGGATTTAAATAGGGCAAGATCATTTGTAAAAACAGCGGGATTAATGGCAGAGCAAATAGCCATGATGGCGGCTTTGATTCTTTAATAACAAATCCTTCCCACTTGTAAAAAAATACGGGTATGAGAGCGATTAGCGAAAACAGCAAAAATGGTTCCAGCTCCCCTATGATGAGTGTCGACATGGGTAGTTCAGATAGTTTCATGGCCAGAAGGTTGACACCATGTATCAGCTTCTCCAGTAAATGTAAATAGAATGCAGGCAACACTCCTAAGAAAGATAAAACCATATAGGAAATCAGCAAGATTGGCAATAGAATGAATGAAAACAGCGGCACGAACAGGAGATTGGCGAAAATCGAGATCAGGGAAATTTCGTAAAAGGTTGAAAGGATGACTGGAAGACTTGAGAGCTGGGCTATAAATGAGGCCGCAGCTGTTTGTTTCAAGAAGGTGGGAAAGGATTTCAGAATGACAGGTGCGGAAATGACCAGGGAGAAGCTGACTGCAAAAGAGAGTTGAAATCCAGTATCGTATATTATAGCGGGCTGGACGAGCATCATGATCATGAAAGCAGCACATACTGCATCGAGCGGCGTCATTCGAAGCGCCAAACGCCGTGAGCCGATCAGCATCATCAGCATCGCAGCCGCCCTGACTACCGGAGGAGCAAGCCCAGTCATTATAGCGTAAACTGGCAGGAAAGCCATTAACAAGATATCCGTTTTCTCCTTTGTCACCCCCACCCTGATAAAAATAAAATACAACATTCCGGTGAGCAAGCCGACATGAAGGCCGGAAATCGCAAGCAAATGAACGATTCCGATTTTCTGATATGAGCGCTCTGTTTCGGGGTCAAAGAGATTTCTTTCACCAAAGATGAGCGCTGCTGCAAGGGCAGACGTCTCCTCAGGCAAGGTATTTTTAATCCTGGCAATTTCTTTGTGCCTGAATGCTTTTAAGGGTGTTAATATGCTTGTTTGTTCAGAGCAGGTTTTCAAAGAAAGTGTATCGGCATCCAAAGCCCAGGATATCTTATTATGCTGAAGATAATTTTTGTAATCAAACGCATTAGGGTTTCTGGCAGGTGATGGACTATTGAGGCTCCCTGAAGCTTGACAAGACATTCCGGGAATGAGGAGTTCTTGAAGTGACTGTTGTTCTGTCACTGACTTGATTCTGTATCTTACAGCAAGCTTTTCATTGGTGGGCATTGCTTTAGCATATGCAAAGAGCAGGTCCCCTTCCAATTGGATTTCGTCATCAAAAAGGAGAAGAAAGCTTTTTTCTCTGCCGGTAAATTCTGTTTCAAATTGAACAGAATCAATGTATCCTGCAGCCATAAATAAGAGATAGCAGCTTATCATTAACAGCAGATTGGCACCAGGAAGGTTCTTCAGCTTTATTAAAAGAAGGATGACAAGCAGGAATATTGAACTGTATACGAACTGATTTCCGGTGATTGTCAACAGACCCATTAAGGAGGCAGCTGCAAGGTAAAACAGCTGCCCCTTGAATGACCCAAATTTAATTGGCTTCATATTTTTTTATTCCTTAATCTTGTTATTTAGATAAGTGCACAACCTCAACGTCCCTTAAGAAAAGCTCATTATACTTGTTTGGATAGGCGCTGCGGTATACGATTCTTGCAATGCCTGCCTGTGCGAGTGTCTTAGAGCACTTTTCACAAGGCTCGTGGGTAACAAAGGCTGTTGCTCCTTTTAGAAGACCTCTGTCGGCATGGATGACTGCATTTTCTTCTGCATGCAAGGTCCTGATGCATCGGCCTTGCTCGTTGATCAGGCATCCGACATCCTCACAATGGTCATGTCCGTGTATGGATCCATTGTAGCCAGTTGATACAATATGCTTGTCCTTTACAATGACACATCCTACATGCAGTCTTGGACAGGTAGAGCGTGTGCCAACTTCTTCAGCAATATCAAGGAAGTACTGATCCCAACTCTTTCTTTCCATGCTGTTTTCCCCCTTTTGAAGACTCTAAATATGTACAGACTTGGCAAAGAAACTTCTCTTTCCTTTCTCTAATTTTAATACTTATCTTAAAAGAGTCAATTTCAATGCAGCTATTTTACCGAAATCAGATCCTTCAATTTTTCAAAAGTTTTATCGCCAATCCCGCTGATTTCTTTTAAATCATCAATGGATTTGAATGGACCGATTGTTTCGCGGTGCTCAATAATAGCTTCTGCTTTAGCAGGACCTATCCCCGGCAATGTCTGCAGCTCGCTGGATTGCGCAGAGTTCAGGTTCACTGTGCCTTTTCCTGCACCCTCACCCGACTGTGCTGGCAAAACAACATTCACATCCTCGCCAATCCTCGGTACGTATACCGCCATTTCATCATGTACATGCATAGCAAAATTGATCGCAGCTGTATCAGCATCCGGTTTAAGACCTCCTGCGAGTTCAATTAAATCAATAACCCTTCCCCCTTCTTCAATTTGGTAAACGCCCGGGTTGACGACAGCTCCTTTGATATCAGCCATCATGGTTATTGCTTCTTCTGCGACATTGGCTTTGTCAAAGTCTTCTGTCTCCATCTTCTCAATATCAACCATAGGCGATGCTCCTTCATTCACTTCAGTCATTTCTGCTCCTTTATCAAAGGATGAATAAAGAAAAAATAATAAAGCGCTCAATCCGGCAATAATATAGATTTTGTTTTCCTTGATCCAGTCCACAGACGGTCAACACCTTTCTATATGTCATAATCTAAAATTTAAAATCATATGGATATAGGAGAATAAATGTATGAAGGAGGGAAGGGTTATGAAAATAGGGATTATAGGCACAGGGAATATGGGGAGAATTCTCGCCGAAGCTCTCATTGATGGGAATGCCGTTTCCCCTTCTTCAATGATGATCACAAATAGGACATTATCAAAAGCTATAGAGATTCAAAAAATATATCCAGGCTTATCAGTTGGAAAGAATGCAGCAGAAGTTGCTGAAAATGCTGACGCCATTTTCGTCTGTGTGAAGCCTCATCATGTTTTGGGAGTACTCGAGACCATTAATCCTGTGCTCACAAGTGATAAATGTGTGATTTCGATAACGAGTCCAATCAGTGTGGAGCAGATAGAAAGCAAAGTGGATTGTTCTGTCATGAGAATAATACCAAGCATAACGAACAGGGCGCTTGCCGGTGTTTCACTATTCTCATTTGGAAGCCGGTGCACTACAGTATGGAGGGAAGCACTGTTTACCCTCTTCAAGAAGGTCTCCGTACCTTTGGAAATCGAGGAGAAGATCACTAGAGTGGCATCTGATATTGTCAGCTGCGGTCCAGCTTTCTTCAGTCATCTTGTCCAGAGTTTTATTAATGGCGCTGTCAAGGAAACGGAAATTGACCAGGAAACTGCCACCAAGCTTTCAAGTGAGATGCTCATTGGCTTAGGAGAACTTCTGAAGCAAAATCATTATACTCTACAAACATTACAGGAAAAGGTTTGCGTGAAAGGCGGCATAACAGGAGAAGGAATCACGGTGCTCGAAAGTGAAACGGGAGATATGTTTGAAAAGATTTTTCAGGCTACACATAAGAAATTTGCAGAAGAACTGAAAAAAACAAAGGAACAATTCGGTCCTTAAAAGTTTTCGCTATTAGTCTTTAGAATCCTTCCTTATAAATGTGACAAATTTAGTACAAGAAAGGCTCCCAAAAAGTTGGGAGCCTTTCTAATTCACTTTTTTACCATAGCAAAAAACAACCGCTCTGCTGTTGGCTCGGGAGTTTTCATCGTATAGTCCCCTGTAACCTCAATATTTCCAAAGCCTTCCTGCTCTAACCATTTTACATAAGTATCCTCGGGATATGTACGCTGGTAATGCAATTCATCGACTCGGTCATATTTTCCGGTTGATTCATCAAGGACGAAGAAGGTGAGCTCGTGTTCCACGCTGTGGGTTCCTTCTCCCTTGAAGCTATTCCAAATATACGTGATTTCTTCATCATCCCAGGTAAAGGTCGCATCAGCAAAGATTTGCTCCATTTTATAGACTGAATGGACATCAAACAGGAATAAGCCCCCTTTTTTCAAAAGGCGGTGGACACCTTTAAAGGTCTGCTGGACTGCCTGTTCATTCTCCAGATAGTTCAGTGAGTCACAAAAGATGCCAATGAGATCGAATTCACCTAAATCATCAAGCTCGGTCATGTCCTGTTGAAAAAATTGTATGCGCAATGATTTTGCCTGAGCTTTTGCCTGGGCAACGGAAAGCATATCACTTGATAAGTCCGCGCCGGTCACTTCAAAGCCTTTTTGCGCAAATTTAACAGACAGCTCCCCGGTTCCGCATGCGAGGTCGAGGAGCTTCATTCCGTTCACTTGATATTTTCCTTTGTATGCCTCTACAATCGAAACCCATTCATCATAGGGAACATCCTGCATGAGTTCGTCATACAAATAAGCGAAACGTTCGTAAGACATTAATTTAACTCACTCTGCACGTTTTCGATTGGAGCATCTCCCCATAGGCGCTCCAGGTTGTAGTAGCTTCGCTCTTCTTTATGGAAGACATGGACAACCACATCACCGATATCGATCAGCACCCATCTTGCTTCATCAAAGCCTTCCATCCTCTTAATGCTATATCCTTGTTCTTCTGCTTTTTCCCTGATTTCACGGGCAATCGCCTGAACCTGTTTATCTGAATTACCGTGGCAAATGATAAAATAATCTGCTATCAATGAGATGCCTTTCATGTTCAGTACCATAATATCTTCTGCTCTTTTATCGTCCGCTGCTTTTACCGCTGTCATTAATAATGCGCGATCACTCATTAAATCAACCTCCTGAATTTTGTACGATGCTGTTGTATGCATTGAATGTATCCGGAAAGACCGGCTGGTTTTTCTTCATTAAAAATTGGATCGTATTTTTCATCGCTTGGACCAATGCGCTGTCCAAATCTTCCTCTGCCATTTTCCTGACTTCATCAACACCGGGAAAATGACGTCCTGGTTCAATATAATCAGCCAG
The window above is part of the Mesobacillus jeotgali genome. Proteins encoded here:
- a CDS encoding YqzM family protein yields the protein MNQFEENVQSNRNDAVDSGVGFIVSFGFFATMFIIATVVQLIGS
- a CDS encoding cytidine/deoxycytidylate deaminase family protein — translated: MERKSWDQYFLDIAEEVGTRSTCPRLHVGCVIVKDKHIVSTGYNGSIHGHDHCEDVGCLINEQGRCIRTLHAEENAVIHADRGLLKGATAFVTHEPCEKCSKTLAQAGIARIVYRSAYPNKYNELFLRDVEVVHLSK
- a CDS encoding helix-hairpin-helix domain-containing protein, which gives rise to MDWIKENKIYIIAGLSALLFFLYSSFDKGAEMTEVNEGASPMVDIEKMETEDFDKANVAEEAITMMADIKGAVVNPGVYQIEEGGRVIDLIELAGGLKPDADTAAINFAMHVHDEMAVYVPRIGEDVNVVLPAQSGEGAGKGTVNLNSAQSSELQTLPGIGPAKAEAIIEHRETIGPFKSIDDLKEISGIGDKTFEKLKDLISVK
- a CDS encoding class I SAM-dependent methyltransferase, giving the protein MSYERFAYLYDELMQDVPYDEWVSIVEAYKGKYQVNGMKLLDLACGTGELSVKFAQKGFEVTGADLSSDMLSVAQAKAQAKSLRIQFFQQDMTELDDLGEFDLIGIFCDSLNYLENEQAVQQTFKGVHRLLKKGGLFLFDVHSVYKMEQIFADATFTWDDEEITYIWNSFKGEGTHSVEHELTFFVLDESTGKYDRVDELHYQRTYPEDTYVKWLEQEGFGNIEVTGDYTMKTPEPTAERLFFAMVKK
- the gpr gene encoding GPR endopeptidase — protein: MKEPVDLSMYSIRTDLAVEAREMVLADQGATVHTQENLSHIEGVIIKEKEENDIKISLVEVTAEGEKNLGKKQGQYLTIEVVGIRQQDTELQGKVEKVFANEFAHFIKQAGIKEDASCLVVGLGNWNVTPDALGPLVCENLLVTKHLFDLQPESVEEGYRSVSALSPGVMGLTGIETSDIIFGVVEKTKPDFVIAIDALASRSIERVNSTIQISDTGIHPGSGVGNKRKEISKETLGIPVIAIGVPTVVDAVSITSDTIDFILKHFGKEMREGDKPSRSLVPAGMSFGKRKKLTEEDLPEEEHRKTFLGMIGTLEDEEKRKLIYEVLSPLGHNLMVTPKEVDVFIDDMANLIASGLNSALHSNVDQDNTGMYTH
- a CDS encoding DNA internalization-related competence protein ComEC/Rec2 encodes the protein MKPIKFGSFKGQLFYLAAASLMGLLTITGNQFVYSSIFLLVILLLIKLKNLPGANLLLMISCYLLFMAAGYIDSVQFETEFTGREKSFLLLFDDEIQLEGDLLFAYAKAMPTNEKLAVRYRIKSVTEQQSLQELLIPGMSCQASGSLNSPSPARNPNAFDYKNYLQHNKISWALDADTLSLKTCSEQTSILTPLKAFRHKEIARIKNTLPEETSALAAALIFGERNLFDPETERSYQKIGIVHLLAISGLHVGLLTGMLYFIFIRVGVTKEKTDILLMAFLPVYAIMTGLAPPVVRAAAMLMMLIGSRRLALRMTPLDAVCAAFMIMMLVQPAIIYDTGFQLSFAVSFSLVISAPVILKSFPTFLKQTAAASFIAQLSSLPVILSTFYEISLISIFANLLFVPLFSFILLPILLISYMVLSFLGVLPAFYLHLLEKLIHGVNLLAMKLSELPMSTLIIGELEPFLLFSLIALIPVFFYKWEGFVIKESKPPSWLFALPLIPLFLQMILPYLNPYGQVVFLDVGQGDSIFIQMPYNQGNYLIDTGGVTPFVKETWQQRGNPYDPGKKILVPYLKSEGIRTVDKLILTHGDADHIGGASALLEEIRVKQLIIPRVSERSALEQDVINKASVKGTEIYLGGMGTGWKTGQGEFLILNPSESIGERNDQSIVLLAAIGGNEWLFTGDLGIEGEKLLTEKIKEIDIDVLKVGHHGSKYSSSDLFLEETTPDTAIISVGEKNRYGHPGKEVITRLEEHGTRIFRTDENGAIIYKFKGDSGTFTTQLP
- the spoIIP gene encoding stage II sporulation protein P, with the protein product MRLNKRSGIIVAVQGTQVVKAALAFVFFLIGIFSISGAMTSLRPEYRITSDSVNQAANNLNGQLLFSLMGWENHQFLQALPKDYKTPKLSNVMFKLSTNINLDDPRSLLGRELPGFSLFDGKILVAGEGTNYTNMPMESAPPVDVLKAEQEAALQNTEDLTSGSQENTAAPPLSTGDRKAVYIYFTHTRESYLPYLKGVTDPNKAYHSQVNVTKIGDQLKSSLEQRGIGTTVDKTDVMANLSKKGLGFGKAYQESRPVVQAAMAGDRNLQYFIDIHRDGYRKDKTTIQINGKPYAKLAFVIGGENANYEKNLALARELHNLLDKKYGKGLSRGIIEKKGASTNGKFNQDLSGNALLIEFGGVDNTFEELNRSADALADVFSEFYWQAEKVDAQSQESADKQ
- a CDS encoding YqxA family protein, with the translated sequence MKMFMLKSFMLASLMFLSVLFGMQQANEGIHKMKGYEDPEFKSAFSVNEKENGSFETAILGNEISSHDLEQKRKKLEEMKAFNLFSSLGKKLADGISSVVEKTVDLIAGK
- the rpsT gene encoding 30S ribosomal protein S20, with the protein product MPNIKSAIKRVKTSEESRAHNITVKSTMRTAVKKAESAIVNNDTEAKASYAQAASKLDKAAAKGLIHKNAAARKKARLMKKLNANG
- the comER gene encoding late competence protein ComER produces the protein MKIGIIGTGNMGRILAEALIDGNAVSPSSMMITNRTLSKAIEIQKIYPGLSVGKNAAEVAENADAIFVCVKPHHVLGVLETINPVLTSDKCVISITSPISVEQIESKVDCSVMRIIPSITNRALAGVSLFSFGSRCTTVWREALFTLFKKVSVPLEIEEKITRVASDIVSCGPAFFSHLVQSFINGAVKETEIDQETATKLSSEMLIGLGELLKQNHYTLQTLQEKVCVKGGITGEGITVLESETGDMFEKIFQATHKKFAEELKKTKEQFGP
- the holA gene encoding DNA polymerase III subunit delta, coding for MVLDIWKKISKKQVDPVYLMFGTETFLINETKQLLVDNVLDEEEKDFNFSVYDLEETPIEAALEDAETFPFMGEKRLVILQNPVFLTSEKSKGKVEHNLAKLEEYLSQPAPYSIVVFAAPYEKLDERKKVTKELKRKATVIEAKKLSEQETKAWVKERAAANGAEIDNDAIELLLTLAGTNLFMLTSEIDKLALYAGENQPISREIVDRLTSRSLEQNIFSLVDKVVHRNVESALRIYYDLLKQNEEPIKILAVITGQFRLIYQVKELARKGYGQQQIAGVLKIHPFRVKLAAGQAGAFSDEELTRIMKLLADADYQMKTGGMKKEMLIEMILFQINGRK
- the rsfS gene encoding ribosome silencing factor; the encoded protein is MSDRALLMTAVKAADDKRAEDIMVLNMKGISLIADYFIICHGNSDKQVQAIAREIREKAEEQGYSIKRMEGFDEARWVLIDIGDVVVHVFHKEERSYYNLERLWGDAPIENVQSELN